The [Clostridium] celerecrescens 18A genomic sequence TTTTCCGTTTCTGTTCATGATCTCCTCTTCCTTTAAGGTCAGCGGAGAGGTCATGAGGTTTCCATGGCATTTGATTCCGGATAACCCTACCATGATGAACTTTAAAGCATTGTTTACAAACGGCATTTATAACTTTCAGAAATGGTATTTTAATACGGTGGTCATGACGGCACTTACCATTGCGATCAAGATATTTTTTGTCAGCTTTACGGCATATGGATTTGCAAGAATTAAATTCAGGGGAAAAGACGTAATCTTTCTCATACTCCTGTCAGCCATGATGATCCCCAGCGACATTATGATCATACCAAGATATATGATCTTTAAAAATCTTCATATACTGGATAGCATGTGGGCGCTGATCCTGCCAAGCTGTGTGGATGTGTATTTTGTATTTCTGCTGCGTCAGTCCTTTATTTCGATTCCGGACTCCATCAGTGAAGCGGCAAAAATTGACGGATGCAGCCATTTGCGGATTTACTGGAAAATCATTTTCCCATTGGCAAAACCAGCCATTGCAACCATGGCTCTGTTTTCTTTTACCTGGTCCTGGAATGACTATATGGGGCCGTATCTGTACATATCAACGATGGATAAGCAGATGCTTTCCGTTGGAGTGAAGCTGTTCTCCTCCGGACTGATCCAGGATTACGGCGCTCAGATGGCAGCAGCAACGGTAGTTCTTTTGCCGATTTTGGTTGCTTTCCTGTTCTGCCAGAAATTTTTCATCGAAGGTGTTGCTTCCTCCGGTGTAAAGGGATAATATGGCTTATCTGAACCTGCAACGCAAGTGAGGATAAAAGGGGCATTTTTTGCCTTTTTACTTTCAATCATATGGATTTTCAAGGTGTATGAAAATGACCAGAAAATGAAAAAAGGATAAATAGAAAGGGGATATAAGATGGAAAAAAAACTTACCGGAAGAGTCACTGTTCCCACGGATGTGGATATGATTCAGGAGACAAAGGAGATTGCTAAACGATGGGGAGCCGATGCTCTGCGGGATTGTGACGGAACGAATATGCCGGATGAGCTTAAGAAAATGCCCGTTAAGATCTACTCCACCTATTATACCACCAGAAAGGACAACGAATGGGCAAATGAAAACCCGGATGAGGTCCAGCAGGTATATTTGATGACGGAGTTTTATACGGCAATGGAAGAGGGAGAGCTTCGCATCCCGCTAATGAAGCATCTGTATAAAGATCAGTTAAAGCCAAACACCCTACATGACATCAAACGCTGGTGGGAGGCAGTGGACCGTACAACAGGAGAGCCTTTAGCTGCAAGTGCATGGGGATATGATGAAAACACCCAGGAAGTCATAATTTCCGATCCGGAGAGGTATCACGATTATACGGTAAGTTTCCTGGCATTTATCATCTGGGATCCAGTTCATATGTATAATTTTATTACCAACGACTGGCAGGATGTGGAGCATCAGATCACCTTTGACGTGCGCCAGCCAAAGACCCAGGGCCATGTAATTGAAAAATTAAAACTCTGGATGGAGGAAAACCCGGACAGCAATGTAGTGCGTTTCACAACGTTTTTCCATCAGTTTACTCTTGTATTTAATGAATATGCAAAAGAAAAATTCGTTGACTGGTTTGGTTACAGTGCCAGTGTCAGTCCTTATATTTTAGAGCAGTTTGAACAAGAGGCGGGCTATCCCTTCCGTCCGGAATATATCATTGACCAGGGCTATCATAACAATACCAACCGGGTGCCCTCTAAAGAGTTCCGTGATTTTCAGGAGTTCCAGCAGAGAGAGGTATCAAAGCTCATGAAGGTTCTTGTGGATATCTGTCACGATTGCGGCAAGGAAGCCATAATGTTCTTAGGAGATCACTGGATCGGTACGGAACCATTTGGAGAGTACTTTAAAAACGTAGGACTGGATGCAGTCGTTGGAAGCGTTGGTAACGGCACCACCCTTCGCCTGATTTCCGATATTCCAGGAGTAACATATACAGAAGGCCGCTTTTTACCGTATTTCTTCCCGGATGTATTCTGTGAAGGCGGCGATCCGATCAAGGAGGCAAAGGTAAACTGGGTGACAGCAAGGCGGGCCATCTTAAGGAAACCCGTAGACCGGATCGGCTATGGCGGATACTTAAAGCTGGCATTGGAATTCCCTGATTTTATCCAGTATATAGAAGAGGTCTGCGATGAATTCCGCCTTCTTTATGAAAATGTGGGGGGACAAAGCCCGTACAGCCACTTTAAGGTGGGAGTGCTGAATTCCTGGGGTAAGATCCGTTCCTGGGGAACTCATATGGTAGCCCATGCCATTGATTATAAACAGACCTATTCCTATGCCGGAGTGCTGGAAGCCTTAAGCGGAATGCCCTTTGATGTGGAATTCTTAAGCTTTGAGGATGTGATCGAAGATCCGGATGTATTAAAGAAATGCAAGGTAGTCATCAATGTTGGCGATGCCTATACGGCTCCAAGCGGCGGAACCTATTGGACCAATCCTAAGGTTACCAGCGCTGTAAAGGCCTTTGTTGCCCAGGGCGGCGGATTGATCGGAGTGGGAGAGCCGTCTGCCTGTGAATATCAGGGCCGGTATTTTACCCTGGCAAATGTGCTGGGCGTAAATAAAGAAGTGGGCTTTTCTATGTCAACCGATAAATACAACTGGGAAGAACACAGCCATTTTATTACAGAGGAATCCTCCGAAGCCATTGATTTCGGGGAGGGGAAGAAGAACATCTATGCTCTTTCCGGTGCAGAGATCTTAAAAAAGGCTGGGGAAGATGTCCAGATGGCTGTTAACCAGTTCGGAGACGGAAGAAGCGTATATATCAGCGGAATCCCCTATTCCTTTGAGAATTCCAGGATGCTTTACCGGGCAATCTTCTGGGCTGCAGGCATGGAACTGGAGATGAAGAAATGGTACAGCAGCAACTATCATGTGGAAGTCAATTATTATCCGGCTACCGGCAAATATTGTATCGTGAACAATACGTATGAGCCTCAGGATACCGTGATTTATGACGGAAATGGCCAGGCTTGTTCCATGCAGTTAAAGGCAAATGATATTTTGTGGTTTTCATTTTAACCTCATCAAGCAGCGAAGCGGATTGCGAATATCCGTTTGACGTACGAATGAATCAATCGGATATACAAGACTAGAAAGGGCCCGTTATCATTATGCAGACAAAGGAAACACTTGAAACATATGAGGCAATTACCATAGAGGAAGCGCATCATGCGCTGGATCATGTGGTCGCCGGCATTAGAAATAATATTTCAACATTTTATGACAGTTTCCCGGGGGCAAGCAGTATAAACCAGATATATCCTGCCACAGAAAATAATGACTGGACCAACGGATTTTGGACCGGACAGCTGTGGCTTTCATATGAACAGACAAAGGAGGCGGCTTTTAAGGAAGCCGCCCTTTATCAAGTCCCAGGCTTTCAGGAACGGCTGATTAAAAGAATTGTAGTAGACCATCATGATATGGGCTTTTTATATACCCCCTCCTGTGTGGCTGCTTATAAACTTACTGGCGACAATCTGGCAAGGGAAACTGCTCTGATGGCAGCAGATAACCTGATGGGGCGGTTTCAGGAGAAAGGAGAATTCTTTCAGGCCTGGGGAACGCTTGGGGATCCTAAGGAATACCGGTTAATTATTGATTGTCTTTTAAATATGCCGCTGTTATTTTGGGCGTCTGAGGAAACGAAGGATTCAAAATACCGTGAAACTGCACTACGCCATATTCGAACCAGCATGAACTGTGTAGTCCGTGATGACTCTTCTACATACCATACCTATTATTTTGACCCGGAGACAGGAAATCCGGTCCGCGGAGTAACGGCTCAAGGGTATAGAGACGGTTCCATATGGGCCAGAGGCCAGGCGTGGGGAATCTATGGCTCAGCAATCGCTTATAAATATTGCCCCGATCCAATGTATATTGAAAGCTTTCGAAAGATAACCGCGTGTTTTCTGGAGCATTTACCAAAGGATCTGGTTCCTTATTGGGATTTTGATTTTACCGATGGCAGTGGGGAACCGAGAGATTCTTCTTCCGCAGCAATAGCAGCATGCGGTATGCTTGAGATGGCAAAATATCTGGAACCAGAGGAAGCAAAGGATCTATTGCAGCAGGCGAAACGTTTAGTAAAGGCACTGACAAAGCACTGCTTATTCCATTCCGGCGAAAATACCAACGGAATATTGCTTCATTCCACCTATGCCAAAAGTTCTCCCTATAACACGGTAAAGGATAGCGGAGTTGATGAATGTACCCTGTGGGGGGATTACTTTTATACAGAAGCACTTGTACGGATCATAGGACAGTGGAAGGTCTACTGGTAGAAAAGAGAGTAAAAATGAGATTAGATGAAAGACTTATAACCATTGTACCGTCTGACAGGCAGGTCATGCTGCAGAAAACAGAATTTTATGCATTTTTTCATTTTACGGTGAATACGTTTACCGGAACGGAATGGGGATACGGAACAGAATCACCAGAAGTTTTTAATCCGGATCAAATGGATGCAGATCAATGGATACAAGCGATTAAGGCGGCAGGTATGAAAGGTACAATCCTTACCTGTAAGCACCATGACGGATTTTGTTTATGGCCCAGTAAATATACCGATCATTCCGTAAAGTACAGTCCTTATGGGGATGGAAAGGGCGATATTGTTAAAGAAGTATCAGATGCTTGTAAAAAAGCCGGTCTGAAATTTGGTATTTACCTTTCTCCATGGGACCGGAATCAGGAAACTTATGGACAGGGAAAGGCATATGATGATTATTTCGTAGCACAGCTTACAGAACTGCTTACGGGATATGGAGATATTTTTAGCGTTTGGTTTGACGGTGCCTGCGGAGAAGGTCCCAATGGTAAAAAACAGGTCTATGACTGGCAGCGTTATTACGATACCGTAAGAAACTATATGCCGGACGCCTGTATTTCCGTAAGCGGGCCTGATGTCCGATGGTGCGGCAATGAGGCAGGTGATACCCGCCCCAGTGAATGGAGTGTTGTACCGGCAGATTTATCTGTAGCAGAGCGGATAGCGGCTTTCAGCCAGCATACGGATGATCCGTCTTTCCGGCAAAGAGTCATAAGCAGTATGGAAGAGGATCTAGGAAGCAGGGAACGTTTGGCAGAAGAGCAGCACTTAATCTGGTATCCGGCAGAAGTGGATGTATCCATAAGGCCAGGCTGGTTTTATCATCCGGAAGAGGATGACAAAGTCCGGTCTCTGGAAAACTTAATTGATATTTATGAAAAATCCGTTGGGGGAAATACAACACTTCTTTTAAATATTCCACCGATGCCAAACGGACTGCTTCATGAGGAAGATGTAAACAGGCTGCAGGAGCTGGGTAAGGAAATACAAAAAAGATATGGGACTAACCTGGCAGAAGAAGCTGAAATTCTGGTCAAAGAAGAAAATGAATGGAATTCAGTGAAAAGCGTATATACGGATGATTATGAAACCTGTTACCATGGAAACGGTCCAAAGACAGAATTTAAGATTTCCTGGAATACGCCCCAAAAGATTTCAGCCGTTATTTTAAAAGAGAACATATTAAAAAGCCAGAGAATTGAGGCTTTTGAAATATTATCTATGAGGAATGGAAGCCCTGTCAGCATATTTAAGGGAACTACCGTCGGCTATAAAAAAATTGCCCGCTTTCCTCAGATAGAGTCGGATATACTGATTATACAAATTTTAGATTCAAGGATTGAACCCGTCCTTTCGTTTATTGGTATATATGAATAAAAAAATCGGTTTTCTGTTGAAAATACCGATAGAATGATAAAAATAGCATATAAAGTTAAAATTCAACCTATATAAACCAGATAAAAGGTTAGCTATAATAGGGTTATAAACAAAAGGAGGGTAACAGATATGAAATTTAGAAGTGCATTAAGACGAGGCGTTGCGTTCAGCCTGGCTGCAATGATGGTTTTAGGTACTGCCGGATGTGGAGCTTCCGATAATACTAAGGCCAGTGCGGACAGTAATAAAGCGGATACCACTCAAAAAGCTGACAGCGACAAGCCATACGATGGTGTAACGGTAAAATGGGCACTGACAGATAACGCTGCAACTGGCGCTGAAACAAAAGAGATGGTAGACTTAATCAAAGAAAAAACAGGCATTAATGTAGAGTTTTTCATTACACCTACTTCAAAAGCCGGTGAAATGGACAAGGTGCTTGTAAGCTTAATGGCTGGCGAAGAAATGGACATTGTAAACAGAACTCCGCTTCAATTAGAAGAATTCTACAAAGCTGCCGTTTTAGAGCCAATGGATGAGTTTGCAAAAGCAGATAATTATGATATGGAGACCGTATATGGTGGTCAAACCGTAAAATTTGAAGATCAGACATATGCAATTCCAGCAGAAAAAGATATCTGGCTGACCTATTATAACAAGAAGATTTTTGATGAAGCAAACATTCCATATCCTACCGCAGAAGGCTGGACATGGGAAAAATATGTGGAGACTGCCGAAAAGCTTAACAATCCTGATAACAATGTCTGGGGCTCCTTTATGAGCGATGATGTTGCATGCAACTATTTGCAGGCAAACCAGAAGGGCGTATCCCCTTATAAGGCAGATGGAACTGCTAATTTTGATGATCCGGCATATGCGGATGCTATGAAGTGGTTCTATAGCCTGGGCAATGAATTAAAGATCCAGCCTAACTGCCTGGATCTGGCTTCCGGTACATATCCATATAACTCCTTTATGGTAAACGGAAACATCGGTATGTACGTATACGGCGGCTGGGTAGCAAGCGCCTTATCTGATAAGGAAAAATACCCAAGAGACTGGGAACTGGGAATTCTTCCAATGCCTTATCCGGAAGGCTCCGAACCATCTTCCCTGACAATTACTAACTGCTATGCGATTCCTAAGACCTCTAAGAACAAAGAAGCAGCATTTGAAGCAATTAAAACAATCTGCGAAAACAAATATACTTTAGGTTATGGACGCGTTCCTGCAAAGATCTTAACAGAGGACGAAGCAAAATCCTATATTGAAAGCAGCCTGCTTCCTAAATTTAAAGATGACAACTTAACCGTAGAAGATTTTATGGCAGGCTGGTTTGACAACAGCAGACTGTATTTAAATGAAAAAATCATGGGTACCGCTGATACAACCATCGGACAGATCTACACCGAGGAAGGTCAGTTATACGGACAGGGACAAAAGTCACTGGAAGACACCATGAAGTCCATTCAGGAAAGAGCGAATGAGGCAATAAAAGAAGCAGAGTAATAATAGGAAAGTGCTGCCATATATTATGGCAGTACTTTCTTTCCAATGTAGAAAGAACCGGCAGGAAAGGGAAGAGCAATGGAAGGACGGATTTATCTTCTCCCCAGGGAGGGGGATTTTTATAAAGCGAATATGCACTGCCATACAACAGTTTCCGATGGAAAGCTGACACCTGAAGAAGTGAAAGAGGAGTATCAGAAAAGGGGATACCAGATCGTAGCCTATACGGATCACGGGAAATATTGCCCTCACCCGGAATTGAACTCAAAGGATTTTCTGGCCCTGACAGGCTTTGGGGCAGATATAAAGAATGATCCTATGAACGGAGTTCGGGCAGAAGAAAGAACGTTTCATATGAATTTCTATGACGGCAGCCCGGAAGAGATGCAGGAAGAGAAGGCAGGAGCCTGTGGACCGGAAAGCCAGAAGGATGGCGGCTTGGGCGCCAATGCTTACATAAAGAAAATGAAGCAGCTGGGCTTTCTGGCTTGTGACTGCCACCCATACCGTTCT encodes the following:
- a CDS encoding carbohydrate ABC transporter permease → MKSKKKSLKIALTVFILLIGLASNFPFLFMISSSFKVSGEVMRFPWHLIPDNPTMMNFKALFTNGIYNFQKWYFNTVVMTALTIAIKIFFVSFTAYGFARIKFRGKDVIFLILLSAMMIPSDIMIIPRYMIFKNLHILDSMWALILPSCVDVYFVFLLRQSFISIPDSISEAAKIDGCSHLRIYWKIIFPLAKPAIATMALFSFTWSWNDYMGPYLYISTMDKQMLSVGVKLFSSGLIQDYGAQMAAATVVLLPILVAFLFCQKFFIEGVASSGVKG
- the gnpA gene encoding 1,3-beta-galactosyl-N-acetylhexosamine phosphorylase; this translates as MEKKLTGRVTVPTDVDMIQETKEIAKRWGADALRDCDGTNMPDELKKMPVKIYSTYYTTRKDNEWANENPDEVQQVYLMTEFYTAMEEGELRIPLMKHLYKDQLKPNTLHDIKRWWEAVDRTTGEPLAASAWGYDENTQEVIISDPERYHDYTVSFLAFIIWDPVHMYNFITNDWQDVEHQITFDVRQPKTQGHVIEKLKLWMEENPDSNVVRFTTFFHQFTLVFNEYAKEKFVDWFGYSASVSPYILEQFEQEAGYPFRPEYIIDQGYHNNTNRVPSKEFRDFQEFQQREVSKLMKVLVDICHDCGKEAIMFLGDHWIGTEPFGEYFKNVGLDAVVGSVGNGTTLRLISDIPGVTYTEGRFLPYFFPDVFCEGGDPIKEAKVNWVTARRAILRKPVDRIGYGGYLKLALEFPDFIQYIEEVCDEFRLLYENVGGQSPYSHFKVGVLNSWGKIRSWGTHMVAHAIDYKQTYSYAGVLEALSGMPFDVEFLSFEDVIEDPDVLKKCKVVINVGDAYTAPSGGTYWTNPKVTSAVKAFVAQGGGLIGVGEPSACEYQGRYFTLANVLGVNKEVGFSMSTDKYNWEEHSHFITEESSEAIDFGEGKKNIYALSGAEILKKAGEDVQMAVNQFGDGRSVYISGIPYSFENSRMLYRAIFWAAGMELEMKKWYSSNYHVEVNYYPATGKYCIVNNTYEPQDTVIYDGNGQACSMQLKANDILWFSF
- a CDS encoding glycoside hydrolase family 88 protein — its product is MQTKETLETYEAITIEEAHHALDHVVAGIRNNISTFYDSFPGASSINQIYPATENNDWTNGFWTGQLWLSYEQTKEAAFKEAALYQVPGFQERLIKRIVVDHHDMGFLYTPSCVAAYKLTGDNLARETALMAADNLMGRFQEKGEFFQAWGTLGDPKEYRLIIDCLLNMPLLFWASEETKDSKYRETALRHIRTSMNCVVRDDSSTYHTYYFDPETGNPVRGVTAQGYRDGSIWARGQAWGIYGSAIAYKYCPDPMYIESFRKITACFLEHLPKDLVPYWDFDFTDGSGEPRDSSSAAIAACGMLEMAKYLEPEEAKDLLQQAKRLVKALTKHCLFHSGENTNGILLHSTYAKSSPYNTVKDSGVDECTLWGDYFYTEALVRIIGQWKVYW
- a CDS encoding alpha-L-fucosidase yields the protein MRLDERLITIVPSDRQVMLQKTEFYAFFHFTVNTFTGTEWGYGTESPEVFNPDQMDADQWIQAIKAAGMKGTILTCKHHDGFCLWPSKYTDHSVKYSPYGDGKGDIVKEVSDACKKAGLKFGIYLSPWDRNQETYGQGKAYDDYFVAQLTELLTGYGDIFSVWFDGACGEGPNGKKQVYDWQRYYDTVRNYMPDACISVSGPDVRWCGNEAGDTRPSEWSVVPADLSVAERIAAFSQHTDDPSFRQRVISSMEEDLGSRERLAEEQHLIWYPAEVDVSIRPGWFYHPEEDDKVRSLENLIDIYEKSVGGNTTLLLNIPPMPNGLLHEEDVNRLQELGKEIQKRYGTNLAEEAEILVKEENEWNSVKSVYTDDYETCYHGNGPKTEFKISWNTPQKISAVILKENILKSQRIEAFEILSMRNGSPVSIFKGTTVGYKKIARFPQIESDILIIQILDSRIEPVLSFIGIYE
- a CDS encoding ABC transporter substrate-binding protein produces the protein MKFRSALRRGVAFSLAAMMVLGTAGCGASDNTKASADSNKADTTQKADSDKPYDGVTVKWALTDNAATGAETKEMVDLIKEKTGINVEFFITPTSKAGEMDKVLVSLMAGEEMDIVNRTPLQLEEFYKAAVLEPMDEFAKADNYDMETVYGGQTVKFEDQTYAIPAEKDIWLTYYNKKIFDEANIPYPTAEGWTWEKYVETAEKLNNPDNNVWGSFMSDDVACNYLQANQKGVSPYKADGTANFDDPAYADAMKWFYSLGNELKIQPNCLDLASGTYPYNSFMVNGNIGMYVYGGWVASALSDKEKYPRDWELGILPMPYPEGSEPSSLTITNCYAIPKTSKNKEAAFEAIKTICENKYTLGYGRVPAKILTEDEAKSYIESSLLPKFKDDNLTVEDFMAGWFDNSRLYLNEKIMGTADTTIGQIYTEEGQLYGQGQKSLEDTMKSIQERANEAIKEAE